From a region of the Balaenoptera musculus isolate JJ_BM4_2016_0621 chromosome 15, mBalMus1.pri.v3, whole genome shotgun sequence genome:
- the LOC118881442 gene encoding colostrum trypsin inhibitor-like, which yields MKLSRLLALCLALCLVGLASSRKTSANLQQEASQELFQTPPALCQLPPVRGPCKASLHRYFYNSTSIECEPFTYGGCQGNANNFETTETCLKVCKLPGESSDGNRRSNGGDSMLGM from the exons ATGAAGCTCAGCCGCCTCCTTGCCCTTTGCCTCGCCCTCTGCCTGGTGGGCTTGGCCAGCTCAAGAAAGACCTCAG CCAATCTTCAGCAAGAGGCTTCCCAGGAGTTGTTCCAAactccccctgccctctgccagcTTCCCCCAGTGAGGGGCCCTTGCAAAGCCTCTTTGCACCGATACTTCTACAACTCTACGTCCATTGAGTGTGAGCCCTTTACCTATGGTGGTTGTCAGGGCAATGCCAACAATTTTGAGACCACAGAGACCTGTTTGAAGGTCTGCAAACTCCCTGGTGAGTCCTCTGATGGAAACAGGAGGAGTAATGGAGGTGACAGCATGCTGGGCATGTGA
- the PIGT gene encoding GPI transamidase component PIG-T — protein sequence MAAAAPLCLLVLLLLGPGVWGQTEPPRDSLREELVITPLPSGDVAATFQFRTRWDSELQREEVSHYRLFPKALGQLISKYSLRELHLSLTQGFWRTRYWGTPFLQAPSGAELWAWFQDTVTDVDESWKELSNVLSGIFCASLNFIDSTNTVTPSASFKPLGLANGTDHSFLRYAVLPREVVCTENLTPWKKLLPCSSKAGLSVLLKADRLFHTSYHSQAVHIRPVCRDARCASISWELRQTLSVVFDAFVTGQGKQDWSLFRMFSRTLTEPCPLASESRVYVDVTNYSQDNETLEVYPPPLTTYQDVVLGTRKTYAVYDLLDTAVINNSRSLNLQLKWKRPPGNEAPPTPFLYAQRYVSGYGLHNGELSTLLYNTHPYRAFPVLLLDTVPWYLRLYVHTLTITSKGKENKPSYIHYQPAQDRMQPHLLEMLMQLPASSVTKVSIQFERALLKWTEYTPDPNHGFYVSPSVLSALVPSEVAAQPVDWEESPLFNTLFPVSDSSSYFVRLYTEPLLVNLPTPDFSMPYNVICLTCTVVAVCYGSFYNLLTRTFQVEEPSKGGLAKRLANLIRRARGVPPL from the exons ATGGCGGCGGCAGCGCCGCTTTGTCTGCTGGTGCTGCTGCTTCTCGGGCCGGGCGTCTGGGGCCAGACAGAGCCCCCACGCGACAGCCTGCGGGAGGAGCTCGTCATCACCCCGCTGCCTTCTGGGGACGTAGCTGCCACATTCCAGTTCCGCACGCGCTGGGATTCGGAGCTGCAGCGGGAAGAAG TATCTCATTATAGGCTCTTCCCCAAAGCACTGGGGCAGTTGATCTCCAAGTATTCTCTACGGGAGCTGCACCTGTCGTTAACCCAAGGCTTCTGGAGGACTCGATACTGGGGGACACCCTTCTTGCAGGCCCCATCAGGTGCAGAGCTGTGGGCCTGGTTCCAAGACACCGTCACTGA CGTGGATGAGTCCTGGAAGGAGCTCAGTAACGTCCTCTCGGGGATCTTCTGCGCCTCGCTCAACTTCATCGACTCCACCAACACAGTCACGCCCAGCGCCTCCTTCAAACCCCTGGGGCTGGCCAATG GCACGGATCACTCCTTCCTGCGCTACGCGGTGCTGCCTCGGGAGGTCGTCTGCACTGAGAACCTCACCCCGTGGAAGAAGCTCTTGCCCTGCAGTTCCAAG gcaggccTCTCCGTGCTGCTGAAGGCCGATCGCCTGTTCCACACGAGCTACCACTCCCAGGCAGTGCATATCCGCCCTGTTTGCAGA GATGCACGCTGTGccagcatctcctgggagctgAGGCAGACCCTTTCCGTTGTATTTGATGCCTTCGTCACGGGGCAGGGGAAGCAAG ACTGGTCCCTCTTCCGGATGTTCTCCCGAACCCTCACAGAGCCCTGCCCCCTGGCTTCGGAGAGCCGAGTCTATGTGGACGTCACCAACTATAGCCAG GACAATGAGACATTGGAGGTGTACCCGCCCCCGCTCACCACATACCAGGATGTCGTCCTGGGCACCCGGAAGACCTATGCCGTCTACGACCTGCTGGACACGGCCGTGATCAACAACTCGCGCAGCCTCAACCTGCAGCTCAAGTGGAAGAGACCCCCAGGGAatg AGGCCCCACCCACGCCCTTCCTGTACGCCCAGCGGTACGTGAGCGGCTACGGGCTGCACAACGGGGAGCTGAGCACGCTGCTGTATAACACCCACCCGTACCGGGCCTTCCCCGTGCTGTTGCTGGACACCGTGCCCTGGTACCTGCGGCTGTACGTGCACACCCTCACCATCACCTCCAAGGGCAAGGAGAACAAACCAA GTTACATCCACTACCAGCCTGCCCAGGACCGGATGcagccccacctcctggagaTGCTGATGCAGCTACCGGCCAGCTCGGTCACCAAGGTCTCCATCCAGTTTGAGCGGGCGCTGCTTAAGTGGACTGAGTACACCCCAGACCCCAACCACGGCTTCTATGTCAG CCCATCTGTCCTCAGTGCCCTCGTGCCCAGCGAGGTGGCCGCCCAACCCGTGGACTGGGAAGAGAGTCCCCTCTTCAACACCCT ctTCCCAGTCTCCGACAGCTCCAGCTACTTCGTGCGGCTCTACACGGAGCCACTGCTGGTGAACCTGCCCACGCCGGACTTCAGCATGCCCTACAACGTCATCTGCCTCACGTGCACGGTGGTGGCTGTGTGCTATGGCTCCTTCTACAACCTCCTCACCCGAACCTTCCAGGTTGAGGAGCCCAGCAAGGGCGGCCTGGCCAAGCGGCTGGCCAACCTCATCCGGCGCGCCCGAGGCGTCCCCCCGCTCTGA
- the DBNDD2 gene encoding dysbindin domain-containing protein 2: MDPNPRAALERQQLRLRERQKFFEDILQPETEFVFPLSHLHLESHRPPIGSISSMEVNVDTLEQVEFIDLGEQDGADVFLPCEDPPPTPQTSGVDDRPEEPNLPMPTADRTTSRTSSSSSDSSTNPHSPDVSDGGADTPLAQSDEEEDGGDGRAEPGACS, from the exons ATGGACCCAAATCCGCGGGCAGCCCTGGAGCGCCAGCAGCTCCGCCTTCGGGAGCGGCAGAAATTCTTTGAGGACATTTTACAGCCTGAGACAGAGTTTGTCTTCCCCCTGTCCCACCTGCATCTCGAGTCGCACAGAC CCCCCATAGGTAGTATCTCATCCATGGAGGTGAATGTGGACACACTTGAGCAAGTGGAATTTATTGACCTTGGGGAACAGGATGGAGCTGACGTGTTCTTGCCTTGCGAAGATCCTCCACCGACCCCCCAGACGTCTG GGGTGGACGACCGTCCCGAGGAGCCGAACCTGCCAATGCCCACGGCAGACAGGACCACATCCCGCACTTCCTCCTCGTCCTCTGACTCCTCCACCAATCCGCACAGCCCGGATGTGAGTGACGGCGGAGCAGACACGCCCTTGGCACAGTCTGACGAAGAGGAGGATGGGGGAGATGGCAGGGCAGAGCCTGGAGCCTGCAGCTAG